The following nucleotide sequence is from Halalkalicoccus subterraneus.
GCCGTTGTGGGTGACGTTACCGAGTGCGGTTCCCGTCGAGCTATAGTCGCCGGACTCGCGGTTCTCCGCGAGGGTCTCCTCGGCGCTGTTGAGACCGTTGACGTAGCCCTGATGGTGCGTGTCGTGATGCCACGTCAGGACCTGCTCGGAGATCGACGGCTCGAGCGCGTCGTAGTCGTACGGAAGCGGCGGTAGTTCGGCGTTTGATTTCTCTGGCATTGTGATCTCCTCCACTTCCATCATCGCCGTCCGCGCTGTTAAAGCTTTAGAAGCCCCATGCTACCGTACATCATTCTCCGGGCTCGATGAGCGGCACGCGGAGTGTGACGACGCTCCCCGTCGGCTCGTTGTCCGCGAACTCGACGCTGCCGCCGACGGTGTCGACGGCCCAGCTGACAAGCCAGAGGCCGATCCCGCTTCCGTGTCGCAGCGGCGTCTCGCTGTCGTTTTCGAGCACGTTCCGTTCGATCGGCGGAATGCCGGGCCCGTTGTCCGCGACCGTGATCCGGACCTCGCTGCCCTCGCGGGTCGCCTCGATCCGGACTTTCGGATCGGGGTTCGTGTTGTGTTCGGCGGCGTTCTCGATGAGGTTGAGGACGGCCGTTCCCACCGTCGACCGGCAGCCCACCCCCGGGAGATCCCCGACGGTGAACGCCGTTTCGGGGTGTTCCTCCTCGAGCGACTGGAGTGCGTCTCCGACGGCATCGGCGAGGTCGATCGGCTCCGCCTCCTCGTCGTCCGTGGCCATCCGTTCGACCTTCGCGGCCTTCTCGCTGAGTCCGATCACCCGGCTCGCACTTTCCTCGATCGTCTCGCCGTGCTCGTCGTCGAGCCCTTCCGCGTGGCCCCGAATGACCGTCATCTCGTTTCTGAGGTTGTGTCTGAGGATCCGATGGAGCACCGCGAGCCGTTGGTTGCGTCGGCGTCGGTCGGTGACGTCCCGGAGTACGGCGGCCCGGCCGACCAGCCGATCGTGGTAGTCCCGGAGGGCCGAGAGTTGGACGTCGAAGTACCGCGTCCCGTCGGCGGTTTCGATCGCCACGTCCGACTCGGTTTCCGAGTCCTCCTCGTAGCCCGCGAGGACCGCCGAGGCCGGGCGGCCAACGGCGTTTCTCGACCCCGTCCCGAGGATCGACGCCGCGGCGGGGTTCAGATCGACCACCCGGTCGCGCGAGTCGATGACCACGACGCCGTCGTCGAGCCCCTCGATGACGAAATCGCTCGCGAGGCGGCTCGCTACCGGGCTGGCCT
It contains:
- a CDS encoding histidine kinase N-terminal 7TM domain-containing protein, translating into MIRLTPATGAIAGAVVTAGSVAVLAWRERPEPGAGTLAVLMLAAAWWSGTHLGMLLAETMSGALLWARLQWFGSVGIPVAWVLFAFEYTGNDRYVRPSVVAGLLVLPALTIVLLWTNDVHNLVRVNAQLVEDGGYLVLESVWGPWFYISVAYAYLLAAAGTVLFAQLAVTSSFLYRSQAVALLVGAALPWLSHLVYLLDVGEDVGLGLMATSFSGTGLVLLFALTRGKLLEASPVASRLASDFVIEGLDDGVVVIDSRDRVVDLNPAAASILGTGSRNAVGRPASAVLAGYEEDSETESDVAIETADGTRYFDVQLSALRDYHDRLVGRAAVLRDVTDRRRRNQRLAVLHRILRHNLRNEMTVIRGHAEGLDDEHGETIEESASRVIGLSEKAAKVERMATDDEEAEPIDLADAVGDALQSLEEEHPETAFTVGDLPGVGCRSTVGTAVLNLIENAAEHNTNPDPKVRIEATREGSEVRITVADNGPGIPPIERNVLENDSETPLRHGSGIGLWLVSWAVDTVGGSVEFADNEPTGSVVTLRVPLIEPGE